A region of Streptomyces sp. NBC_01264 DNA encodes the following proteins:
- a CDS encoding universal stress protein produces the protein MTDLGERHEIVVGIDPARDCHLPLAWAVDEARRRRCGLRLVSAVPPRHDTQHVDDTPRNIALHQAASDALGAAAAWSRERHPEVEPVVDLVEGFPAPTIGRLSSHARIIVLGSRHLSRTSEFFSAGSLVVPVTAQAHCPVVVVGDAEHVTQQPPYLVVGIDGSESSKAALALALEEADLRGAALRAVSVWQPPVFPFHDEEAAVQAQRRMLSETTAGWSQKYPDITLTHEVLTGHPVEELAGAAEHALAVVVGRRGRGGYTGMRLGSVVHGLLHRAHCPVITVPVR, from the coding sequence GTGACGGACCTGGGCGAACGCCACGAGATCGTCGTCGGCATCGACCCGGCCAGGGACTGTCACCTGCCCCTGGCCTGGGCGGTGGACGAGGCCCGACGGCGTCGGTGCGGGTTGCGGCTCGTTTCTGCCGTACCCCCGCGGCACGACACGCAGCACGTCGACGACACCCCCCGCAACATCGCCCTGCATCAGGCCGCCTCGGACGCCCTCGGCGCCGCTGCGGCCTGGAGCCGGGAGCGCCACCCCGAGGTCGAACCGGTCGTGGATCTGGTCGAGGGGTTCCCCGCTCCGACGATTGGCCGACTGTCCAGCCACGCGCGCATCATCGTGCTCGGCTCCCGCCACCTGAGTCGCACCTCGGAGTTCTTCAGTGCTGGCTCCTTGGTCGTCCCCGTCACGGCCCAGGCGCATTGCCCGGTCGTGGTCGTGGGAGACGCCGAGCACGTCACGCAGCAGCCGCCGTACCTCGTGGTGGGCATCGACGGCAGCGAATCGTCGAAGGCGGCGCTGGCACTGGCTCTCGAAGAAGCGGATCTCAGAGGAGCCGCGCTACGTGCCGTCTCGGTGTGGCAGCCGCCGGTCTTCCCGTTCCACGACGAGGAGGCCGCTGTGCAGGCGCAGCGCCGGATGTTGTCCGAGACGACGGCCGGCTGGTCACAGAAGTACCCGGACATCACGCTGACGCACGAGGTGCTGACCGGACATCCGGTGGAGGAGCTCGCCGGTGCCGCCGAGCATGCCCTGGCGGTGGTTGTGGGCCGTCGAGGCAGGGGTGGTTACACGGGCATGCGGCTCGGGTCGGTCGTCCACGGGCTGCTGCACCGGGCCCACTGCCCGGTGATCACGGTCCCCGTCAGGTGA